A genomic segment from Lagenorhynchus albirostris chromosome X, mLagAlb1.1, whole genome shotgun sequence encodes:
- the LOC132513188 gene encoding ferritin heavy chain-like: MHLPSTLLPAPPSQVRQSYHPDCEAAINSHFNLEFHASLVCLATALYLDRYDVALKHFTRFFLRRSREHSMRARCLIRLQTQRGGRLDFQDIRSPVSVNWKSGLKAMKSTLFLEKFMNHSLLHLHQLAIDKSDPHLHRFLATHYPSQQVAFIRELEGHVTTLSMMGAPDVDLAGSLFDKLTLGDSNKN, translated from the coding sequence ATGCACTTGCCGTCCACCTTGTTGCCCGCGCCGCCCTCTCAGGTGCGCCAGAGCTACCACCCCGACTGCGAGGCCGCCATCAACAGCCATTTCAACCTGGAGTTCCACGCCTCCTTAGTGTGCCTGGCCACGGCCCTTTACCTCGACCGCTACGACGTGGCCTTGAAGCACTTCACCCGGTTCTTCCTGCGCCGCTCCCGCGAGCACAGCATGCGGGCCCGGTGCCTGATTCGCCTGCAGACCCAGCGCGGGGGCCGCCTCGACTTCCAAGACATCAGGAGCCCAGTCAGTGTCAACTGGAAGAGTGGCCTCAAGGCCATGAAGTCCACCTTGTTCCTGGAAAAGTTCATGAACCACAGCCTGCTCCACCTGCACCAGCTGGCCATCGACAAGAGCGACCCCCACCTGCACCGCTTCCTGGCAACTCACTACCCCAGCCAGCAGGTGGCGTTCATCAGGGAGCTGGAGGGTCATGTCACCACCCTGAGCATGATGGGGGCCCCGGACGTCGACCTGGCAGGGTCCCTCTTTGACAAGCTCACCCTGGGCGACAGCAACAAGAACTGA